In the genome of Mucisphaera calidilacus, one region contains:
- a CDS encoding aldo/keto reductase, producing the protein MSQTVRWGIIGTGAIAEAMAGAITTVANATLAAVASRDRDRAASFINQLGLASVRANGSYDDLLADPEVDAVYIATPHPLHAQLSIEAAEAGKHILCEKPAALNLGELMPVIAAVRAYEVFYMEAFKDRCHPQTHKLVELIKGGAIGELRHARAAFGFNTGPNPDPDGRLLNPELGGGGILDVGCYPIHLLRLVAGVATGRSFADPDRVVGDGHLGHTGVDVVASALLKFDSGFVAEASTAINAHLDNRAIIAGTRGTITLPNPWLNSRGEPDHAQLILEAEGKTQTVDCPSELNSFGYEIGEASRAILAGEKESPAMSWNDSLGQARTLDLWRRTIRLRYPSESPERFQTPRSRKRPQSRTTPRISQAEIPGLSRPVTRLVMGCDNQINYPHAAAMFDHYLDAGGNTFDTAHIYDGGRQEQLLGHWINARGVRDRVNVIVKVAHTPYCDPDSIKSQFAVSLDRMGLDKADLLLLHRDNPGIPVDEFVDVLHELVEDGRVSVFGGSNWSLGRFNDANAYAAANQRHRFSILSNNFSLARMVRPVWDGCISVSDPESRATLVENQIPNLAWSSQARGYFVTPGGTDNHLWQENDAWDAPDNRTRRERAFELAGRHNVSAINIAAAYVLTQPFPSFALIGPRNLDELETTLPALSVELTDTERAYLNLETDEFS; encoded by the coding sequence ATGAGTCAGACTGTTCGCTGGGGCATCATCGGAACCGGGGCCATCGCCGAAGCCATGGCCGGTGCCATCACAACCGTCGCCAACGCCACGCTCGCCGCCGTCGCCAGCCGCGACCGCGACCGCGCAGCGTCCTTCATCAACCAACTCGGGCTCGCCAGCGTCCGTGCGAACGGCAGCTACGACGACCTTCTCGCCGACCCCGAGGTCGATGCCGTCTATATCGCCACGCCCCACCCGCTCCATGCCCAGCTCTCCATCGAGGCCGCTGAGGCCGGAAAGCACATCCTGTGCGAAAAACCCGCGGCTCTGAACCTTGGCGAGCTGATGCCGGTGATCGCTGCCGTCCGCGCGTACGAGGTCTTCTACATGGAGGCCTTCAAGGACCGCTGCCATCCACAGACCCACAAGCTCGTCGAGCTGATCAAGGGCGGCGCTATCGGCGAACTGCGTCACGCCCGGGCCGCGTTTGGCTTCAACACGGGGCCCAACCCGGACCCCGACGGCCGACTGTTGAATCCCGAACTTGGCGGCGGCGGCATTCTTGACGTCGGCTGCTACCCGATCCACCTTCTGCGGCTTGTTGCCGGCGTCGCCACCGGCCGGTCTTTCGCTGATCCCGATCGAGTCGTGGGCGACGGACACCTCGGCCACACGGGCGTCGATGTTGTCGCCTCGGCACTCCTGAAGTTTGACAGCGGGTTCGTCGCCGAGGCATCAACTGCGATCAACGCGCATCTGGACAACCGTGCCATCATCGCCGGCACGCGTGGAACCATCACGCTTCCCAACCCGTGGCTCAACAGCCGAGGCGAACCGGACCACGCACAACTCATCCTGGAGGCCGAAGGCAAGACTCAGACCGTCGACTGCCCCTCCGAACTCAACAGCTTCGGCTACGAGATCGGTGAAGCCAGCCGTGCCATCCTCGCAGGGGAGAAAGAGTCTCCCGCGATGAGCTGGAATGACTCCCTCGGACAGGCCCGCACGCTCGACCTCTGGCGGCGCACGATCCGGCTGAGGTATCCCTCGGAATCGCCGGAGCGTTTCCAGACACCTCGGTCCCGCAAGCGGCCTCAGTCCAGAACAACCCCCCGCATAAGTCAGGCCGAGATCCCGGGCCTGAGCCGCCCGGTCACCAGGCTCGTGATGGGCTGCGACAACCAGATCAACTACCCGCATGCCGCCGCCATGTTCGATCACTACCTCGACGCAGGCGGCAACACCTTCGATACCGCGCATATCTACGACGGCGGGCGACAGGAGCAGCTCCTGGGCCACTGGATCAACGCCCGCGGGGTGCGTGATCGGGTCAACGTCATTGTTAAGGTGGCACACACGCCTTATTGCGATCCCGATTCGATCAAGTCTCAGTTCGCTGTTTCGCTCGACCGCATGGGGCTCGACAAGGCCGACCTCCTGCTGCTTCACCGCGACAACCCGGGCATCCCCGTCGATGAATTTGTCGACGTCCTTCATGAACTCGTCGAGGATGGCCGTGTCTCGGTCTTCGGCGGGAGCAACTGGAGCCTTGGTCGATTCAACGACGCCAACGCCTACGCCGCCGCCAACCAACGCCACCGATTCTCGATCCTCAGCAACAACTTCTCGCTCGCCCGCATGGTCCGGCCCGTCTGGGACGGTTGCATCTCTGTCTCGGACCCCGAGAGCCGTGCCACGCTGGTTGAGAACCAGATTCCGAACCTCGCGTGGTCCAGTCAGGCACGCGGCTACTTCGTCACCCCGGGGGGCACCGACAACCATCTCTGGCAGGAGAATGATGCGTGGGACGCGCCGGATAACCGCACGCGACGCGAACGCGCCTTTGAGCTGGCGGGGCGTCACAACGTCTCGGCCATCAACATCGCCGCCGCCTACGTCCTCACGCAGCCCTTCCCCTCTTTTGCGCTGATCGGTCCTCGTAATCTCGATGAGCTCGAAACGACGCTGCCCGCGCTCTCCGTAGAACTCACCGACACAGAACGTGCCTATCTGAATCTTGAGACCGATGAATTCAGCTGA
- a CDS encoding cation:proton antiporter domain-containing protein has translation MYPILAAGTLEVQEITVLLLALAAMLGLARILGELARSLRQPAVLGEILAGVILGPTVLGNLAPDAFLYLFPQEGAAAIALEGVVVISATMLLLVVGLEVDLETVWRQGKSTVAVSALGVAIPMAMGMTIGLSAPQWLGAGSSEHGVAFAIFIGIALSITALPVIAKILMDLNLAKSDLGALIISSAMLNDLIGWIGFAVVLALITGEGTGGMPVWLVILLTIIFLLSMLTLGRSLLHRTLPYVQAHWSWPGGVMSFVMFIAMLCAAATESLGVHSIFGAFVAGVAIGDSTHLTERTRDTINQFISNIAAPLFFASIGIGINFVDNFNLPLVIVVLLIALTGKIAGCVLGAKLTGMSTRESWAVGFGMAAQGAVGIILGELAREAGLINDELMVAIVVMALTTSLLAGPLIQKVLGSTTQKRLQDYLGDKYIVIEPEAATRDDLIGLLAQRAAEITDLDATNIKRLTLDRERVLPTGLPNGLAVPHARIDALKKPCVIVGTSRWGIDFNAADGRPAQLIFLILTPPDQPEEQIQLLGLIASTFNSAVVRQRAMAAKTSTEFLAALNVGSATPADDKE, from the coding sequence ATGTACCCGATTCTCGCTGCTGGGACGCTTGAAGTCCAAGAAATCACGGTCCTGCTGCTCGCGCTGGCGGCCATGCTCGGCCTTGCGCGGATCCTTGGCGAGCTGGCCCGATCCCTCCGCCAGCCGGCCGTGCTGGGCGAGATCCTCGCCGGCGTGATCCTGGGCCCCACTGTTCTGGGCAATCTCGCACCGGATGCGTTCCTCTATCTCTTTCCGCAGGAGGGGGCAGCGGCCATCGCCCTCGAGGGCGTGGTCGTGATCTCCGCCACCATGCTGCTTCTGGTGGTCGGCCTGGAGGTCGATCTGGAGACCGTCTGGCGTCAGGGCAAGTCCACCGTGGCGGTCAGCGCCCTGGGCGTAGCCATCCCCATGGCCATGGGTATGACCATCGGTTTATCCGCCCCCCAGTGGCTGGGAGCGGGATCCTCGGAGCATGGCGTGGCCTTCGCCATCTTCATCGGCATCGCCCTCTCCATCACCGCCCTGCCCGTCATCGCCAAGATCCTCATGGACCTCAACCTTGCGAAGTCCGATCTAGGGGCGCTGATCATCTCGTCGGCGATGCTCAACGACCTCATCGGGTGGATCGGGTTCGCGGTCGTCCTGGCGCTCATCACGGGCGAGGGCACGGGCGGCATGCCGGTCTGGCTGGTCATCCTCCTGACGATCATCTTCCTGCTCTCGATGCTGACCCTCGGCCGGTCGCTCCTGCATCGGACGCTTCCTTACGTTCAGGCACACTGGTCGTGGCCGGGTGGTGTTATGAGTTTCGTGATGTTCATCGCGATGCTCTGCGCCGCCGCCACCGAGTCGCTGGGGGTCCACTCGATCTTCGGTGCCTTCGTGGCGGGTGTCGCCATCGGCGACTCGACACACCTCACCGAGCGCACGCGGGACACCATCAACCAGTTCATCTCCAACATCGCGGCTCCCCTGTTCTTCGCGAGCATCGGTATCGGTATCAACTTCGTCGACAACTTCAACCTGCCGCTGGTCATCGTCGTTCTCCTCATCGCGCTGACGGGCAAGATCGCCGGCTGCGTCCTGGGTGCAAAGCTAACCGGCATGAGCACACGCGAGTCGTGGGCTGTCGGTTTCGGCATGGCGGCACAGGGTGCCGTCGGCATCATCCTGGGCGAACTCGCCCGCGAGGCCGGGCTGATCAACGACGAGCTCATGGTCGCGATCGTTGTCATGGCTCTGACCACCTCGCTGCTCGCCGGCCCGCTCATTCAGAAGGTTCTCGGCAGCACCACTCAGAAGCGGCTCCAGGACTATCTCGGCGACAAGTACATCGTCATCGAACCCGAAGCGGCCACGCGCGACGACCTCATCGGGCTGCTTGCCCAACGCGCTGCCGAGATCACCGATCTCGACGCCACCAACATCAAGCGACTGACTCTGGATCGTGAACGTGTCCTGCCCACAGGCCTGCCCAACGGGCTCGCCGTGCCGCACGCCCGCATCGACGCGCTGAAAAAGCCGTGCGTCATCGTCGGCACCTCGCGATGGGGCATCGACTTCAACGCCGCTGACGGCCGCCCGGCACAGCTGATTTTTCTCATCCTGACACCGCCCGATCAGCCCGAAGAACAGATCCAGCTGCTGGGGCTCATCGCGTCCACCTTCAACAGCGCCGTGGTCCGACAACGTGCCATGGCCGCCAAGACCTCCACCGAGTTCCTCGCCGCTCTGAATGTTGGCTCGGCAACCCCCGCCGACGATAAAGAATAA
- the recA gene encoding recombinase RecA, with protein MSKTAPPAADREKKQALDRALSQIDKSFGKGSIMRLDDDPNKRVPGINTGSISLDLALGGNGIPRGRIIEIYGPESSGKTTLALHTIASAQKAGGVAAFIDAEHALDPTWARKLGVHLEDLLVSQPDTGEQALEICELLVRSNAIDIIVVDSVAALIPRAEIEGEMGDSHVGLQARLMSQAMRKLTGAINRSSTTVVFINQIREKIGVMFGNPETTPGGRALKFYSSVRIDIRRTGSIKEGDEAVGNRVRAKVVKNKIAPPFRQAEFDIMFNEGISATGDLIDLGVETDVVKKSGAWFSFGEIRLGQGRENAKKFIGENQDLFAEIRDQVLEAKGVSLKPAAESEADAEEVAAAEEED; from the coding sequence ATGTCCAAGACCGCACCTCCCGCCGCCGACCGCGAAAAGAAGCAGGCCCTCGACCGAGCCCTGTCCCAGATCGACAAGAGCTTCGGCAAAGGCTCGATCATGCGGCTCGATGATGACCCCAACAAACGCGTGCCGGGCATCAACACGGGATCGATCAGCCTAGACCTGGCGCTGGGAGGCAACGGCATCCCGCGGGGCCGGATCATTGAGATCTACGGCCCGGAGTCATCGGGCAAGACCACGCTGGCGCTGCACACGATCGCCAGTGCTCAGAAAGCCGGCGGTGTTGCCGCTTTTATCGACGCTGAGCACGCACTCGACCCGACCTGGGCCCGCAAACTCGGCGTTCATCTTGAAGACCTGCTTGTGTCGCAGCCGGACACCGGCGAACAGGCACTGGAGATCTGCGAACTGCTGGTTCGCTCGAATGCCATCGACATCATCGTGGTCGACTCGGTCGCGGCTCTGATCCCGCGTGCCGAGATCGAGGGCGAGATGGGCGATTCACACGTCGGTCTCCAGGCACGCCTGATGAGTCAGGCGATGCGTAAACTGACCGGCGCGATCAACCGCTCCTCCACGACCGTTGTCTTCATCAACCAGATTCGCGAGAAGATCGGCGTGATGTTCGGCAATCCCGAGACCACGCCGGGCGGGCGGGCACTCAAGTTTTACAGTTCGGTCCGCATTGATATCCGTCGCACCGGATCGATTAAGGAGGGCGACGAGGCCGTCGGCAACCGCGTCCGGGCCAAGGTGGTCAAGAACAAGATTGCGCCGCCTTTCCGCCAGGCCGAATTCGACATCATGTTCAACGAGGGCATCAGCGCTACAGGCGACCTGATTGATCTGGGTGTCGAGACCGATGTCGTCAAGAAGTCCGGTGCGTGGTTCAGTTTCGGTGAGATCCGGCTCGGGCAGGGGCGCGAGAACGCCAAGAAGTTCATCGGCGAGAACCAGGACCTGTTCGCCGAGATCCGCGATCAGGTACTCGAAGCCAAGGGTGTGAGCCTCAAGCCGGCTGCAGAATCCGAAGCCGATGCCGAGGAAGTCGCCGCAGCAGAAGAAGAGGACTGA
- a CDS encoding zinc-dependent metalloprotease, producing MLTFRPLGLFLVAAVLLFAPLSVAADEAETKASTPKPAYPEFKKVVEGLEEIPGLMTIYRASGDDPTQDHTKLLCRIPRSLIGEDLLFATSISRGQYAGFMWSDWLVRWEIVGKHVKLVAPNVEYVQSPGSPVNNAIERTYRPSFLVALPIVTMAGGDPVVDLGGLVFSKISRPPTAAGTGSPNRKLSVVRKVKNFPENVLIDIDLAMSSTYGGESVGVAYAFRKLPAESSYTPRPADERVGYFVTLRRDWSTSYSERETRVRYANRWKLEKQDPSLELSPPKEPIVFIIEDSVPIRWRRWIRAGIEEWNKAFEEIGYVDAIIVQQQTASNEFADIDPEDARYNFIRWVVTGRAFARGPSVADPRTGQILDADIVFDDSMIRWFTAEFDQLGPSSLSSVRGPGYEHHEAMLDLAAGHGGLDERAAETWTRGHVGHESHECASCSIAHGLAQQMAMGLIAAKVVTPTGKEVPERFLGEVIKQITTHEVGHTLGLRHNFRASAWLTLDQIRERRDGSDEALSASVMDYNPIMYFKGDSFEEVRHFVTPVIGPYDYWAIEYGYGDPAPGQSANDFLASVAAQSTKPEHAYATDEDTYYIFSPDPLTNRWDLSSDLDGWLTTRGELVSELMDELSTWGADRDEPRYFLRQMFSALLSEMTRPGYYLARIPGGQYFSRSRATDPDARAALTLVEPEKMRAAVDRLGETVLSPDYFAFDPKLLNNLARSRWVEDFSRTDPVEYPIHTYITRVQKSVLYDMLGMPGLQRLYDNEIKTTAEDKYTLAEHLQKLNSIVWPELEEVPAGPYTDAEPMIPAIRRNLQSVYLKRLMTYVSVDLTYADLSPDVQRMVRYSLRETGEKIGAVLDAHGKDLDFATKAHLTETRSQIERVLEAQFTAK from the coding sequence ATGTTGACGTTTCGTCCCCTCGGGTTGTTCCTGGTCGCTGCCGTGTTGCTGTTCGCGCCGCTGAGTGTCGCCGCTGATGAGGCTGAAACGAAGGCCTCCACACCCAAGCCGGCTTATCCTGAGTTCAAGAAAGTGGTCGAGGGTCTCGAGGAGATTCCCGGCCTGATGACCATCTATCGAGCCTCCGGCGATGACCCGACGCAGGACCACACCAAGCTTCTGTGCCGGATCCCTCGCTCGCTGATCGGCGAGGACCTGCTGTTCGCGACGAGTATTTCGCGCGGTCAGTATGCGGGCTTTATGTGGAGTGACTGGCTGGTGCGCTGGGAGATCGTCGGCAAGCACGTGAAGCTGGTTGCGCCCAACGTGGAGTATGTCCAGTCTCCGGGATCACCCGTGAATAACGCCATCGAGCGCACCTACCGACCGAGTTTTCTGGTGGCCCTGCCGATCGTCACGATGGCGGGTGGTGACCCGGTCGTGGACCTGGGTGGTCTGGTGTTCAGCAAGATCTCGCGTCCTCCGACCGCAGCGGGCACCGGCTCGCCCAACCGCAAGCTAAGCGTGGTGCGCAAGGTGAAAAACTTCCCGGAGAATGTGCTGATCGATATCGATCTCGCGATGTCCTCGACCTATGGCGGCGAGAGTGTGGGCGTGGCCTACGCCTTCAGGAAGCTGCCGGCCGAGTCCTCCTACACGCCCCGCCCGGCCGACGAGCGTGTCGGCTACTTCGTTACGCTCCGTCGTGACTGGAGCACGAGTTACTCGGAACGCGAGACCCGCGTCCGCTACGCCAACCGCTGGAAGCTGGAGAAGCAGGACCCGAGTCTCGAATTATCACCGCCCAAGGAGCCCATTGTCTTCATCATCGAGGACAGCGTTCCGATCCGCTGGCGGCGATGGATCCGTGCCGGGATCGAGGAATGGAACAAGGCGTTCGAGGAGATCGGCTACGTCGATGCCATCATCGTTCAGCAGCAGACGGCGTCCAACGAGTTCGCTGACATTGATCCCGAGGACGCCCGCTACAACTTCATCCGCTGGGTGGTCACGGGACGCGCCTTCGCACGCGGGCCCAGTGTCGCCGACCCTCGGACCGGGCAGATCCTCGACGCCGACATCGTGTTTGATGACTCCATGATCCGGTGGTTCACGGCCGAGTTCGATCAGCTCGGGCCGAGTTCGCTCTCATCGGTACGTGGCCCGGGATATGAGCACCACGAAGCCATGCTCGATCTCGCCGCCGGTCATGGCGGTCTCGATGAACGGGCTGCAGAGACATGGACACGGGGGCACGTGGGACACGAAAGTCACGAGTGCGCTTCCTGCTCGATCGCGCACGGTCTGGCGCAGCAGATGGCTATGGGCCTGATAGCAGCTAAGGTCGTGACACCCACGGGTAAAGAGGTACCCGAACGATTCCTTGGCGAAGTGATCAAGCAGATCACGACTCACGAGGTGGGCCACACGCTCGGGCTCCGCCACAACTTCCGAGCCTCGGCCTGGCTGACACTCGACCAGATCCGTGAGCGACGTGACGGCTCTGACGAGGCGCTCTCGGCGTCCGTCATGGACTACAACCCGATCATGTACTTCAAGGGCGACTCCTTTGAAGAGGTACGGCACTTTGTGACACCCGTGATCGGCCCCTATGACTACTGGGCGATCGAGTATGGCTACGGCGACCCCGCTCCCGGGCAGTCGGCCAATGACTTCCTTGCCTCGGTGGCCGCCCAGAGCACCAAGCCGGAGCACGCTTACGCCACCGACGAAGACACCTATTACATCTTCTCACCCGACCCGTTGACCAACCGCTGGGATCTCTCCTCCGATCTGGACGGCTGGCTGACCACACGCGGCGAACTGGTGTCAGAATTGATGGACGAGCTGTCGACGTGGGGTGCCGACCGCGATGAACCTCGCTATTTCCTGCGTCAGATGTTCTCTGCCCTCCTCTCGGAGATGACCCGTCCGGGGTACTACCTTGCGCGTATCCCCGGTGGCCAGTACTTCAGCCGCAGCCGGGCGACAGACCCGGATGCCCGCGCTGCCCTGACACTGGTGGAACCCGAGAAGATGCGGGCGGCGGTCGATCGGCTGGGCGAAACCGTTCTCAGCCCCGATTACTTTGCGTTCGATCCTAAACTGCTGAACAACCTCGCGCGCAGCCGCTGGGTCGAAGACTTCAGCCGGACCGATCCCGTCGAGTACCCGATCCACACCTACATCACACGTGTGCAGAAGTCGGTTCTGTACGACATGCTCGGCATGCCGGGGCTGCAACGACTCTACGACAACGAGATCAAGACAACCGCCGAGGACAAGTACACCCTCGCCGAGCACCTGCAGAAACTCAACAGCATCGTCTGGCCCGAGTTGGAGGAGGTGCCCGCCGGTCCCTACACCGACGCCGAGCCGATGATCCCCGCGATCCGTCGCAACTTGCAGAGTGTCTATCTCAAGCGTCTGATGACCTATGTGAGTGTCGACCTCACCTACGCCGATCTTTCCCCGGATGTCCAGCGGATGGTGCGTTACAGCCTTCGCGAGACCGGCGAGAAGATCGGGGCGGTGCTCGATGCGCACGGCAAGGATCTGGACTTCGCGACCAAGGCACACCTCACGGAGACGCGTTCTCAGATCGAGCGCGTGCTGGAAGCACAGTTCACGGCGAAGTAG
- a CDS encoding pirin family protein: MILHRPADTRGTTSLDWLYSRHTFSFGAYQDAQAMGFGPLRVINDDIVQPGQGFGEHPHRDMEIMTWVLEGGLKHGDSLGNLQELRPGELQMMTAGRGIRHSEFNASDSEQVHFLQIWIVPRESGAEPRYAQRSFAAEDRANRWQWLAVDDRETEGFKGDPMPVAQAVRVLVTDLEPGSTLDYDFEEGRIGWLHVARGGLTVADLSLKSGDAIGLRDESSLVITATEPTQALLFDLAD, encoded by the coding sequence ATGATCCTGCACCGACCGGCTGATACTCGCGGAACCACTTCTCTTGACTGGCTTTACTCACGCCACACCTTCTCTTTTGGGGCCTATCAGGACGCCCAGGCTATGGGTTTCGGGCCGCTCCGGGTCATCAACGATGACATCGTTCAGCCGGGCCAAGGCTTTGGCGAGCATCCCCACCGGGACATGGAGATTATGACCTGGGTTTTGGAGGGCGGGCTCAAGCATGGCGACAGCCTGGGCAATCTTCAGGAGCTCCGGCCGGGGGAGTTGCAGATGATGACCGCGGGCCGGGGCATCAGGCATTCAGAGTTCAATGCCTCCGACAGCGAGCAGGTCCACTTCCTGCAGATCTGGATCGTGCCCCGTGAATCCGGCGCGGAGCCTCGATACGCTCAGCGGTCATTCGCTGCGGAAGATCGGGCCAATCGGTGGCAGTGGCTCGCCGTTGACGACCGGGAGACCGAGGGGTTCAAGGGCGACCCCATGCCCGTGGCTCAGGCCGTGCGCGTGCTGGTCACCGACCTGGAACCCGGCAGCACACTCGACTATGACTTCGAGGAGGGCCGTATCGGCTGGCTTCATGTCGCACGAGGCGGACTCACCGTGGCCGATCTATCCCTCAAGTCGGGTGATGCGATCGGTTTACGCGATGAGTCTTCCCTGGTGATCACGGCAACCGAGCCGACGCAGGCGTTGCTGTTCGACCTGGCAGACTGA
- a CDS encoding GGDEF domain-containing protein: MPDPTRESETTAIVVGPDRWQEAVASAAEPLNGSLRLEAADSLLDALVLAEREHSACLLVSPTDQVPLTDEDLCAMVDLTHRPRLVVDEGARLSLSADGRVDAWLSSEPGGEALASVVGLDARGSQHEPNAENIPGDVDLIDALLAGVDALRVMLLDVFAGQTGVSGASLVSGDDVTHPPGVSVDVVHEGVTYGRLVVTSRLDVATLRRWAAWMARWLMLADRQNQMQELAFSDPLTGVRNRRYFDRFLQRALERAREERSQVTVLVFDIDNFKMYNDRYGHAAGDTILRESARLMQSMVREHDVVARIGGDEFAVVFWDASGPRQPNSRHPHDVLQAARRFQKALCSHEFPELLEGAASTLTISGGLASYPWDGRTATELMERADQMALSSKRQGKNAITFGPGAADKSCGEPDDA, from the coding sequence ATGCCAGACCCAACCCGTGAATCCGAGACAACGGCGATCGTGGTCGGGCCAGACCGCTGGCAAGAGGCTGTCGCCTCGGCAGCCGAGCCTCTAAACGGCTCGCTCAGGCTTGAGGCCGCGGATTCGTTGTTGGACGCACTGGTTCTGGCGGAACGCGAGCACTCCGCCTGCCTGCTGGTCAGTCCGACGGATCAGGTGCCCCTCACCGACGAAGACCTCTGCGCGATGGTAGACCTGACCCATCGGCCGCGGCTGGTGGTCGATGAGGGAGCGCGGCTGTCGCTGTCGGCCGACGGTCGTGTCGATGCGTGGCTGTCATCCGAGCCCGGCGGCGAGGCTCTGGCCTCGGTGGTCGGCCTGGACGCCCGCGGTTCTCAGCACGAACCCAACGCCGAGAATATCCCGGGTGACGTCGATCTCATCGATGCACTCCTGGCAGGCGTCGATGCGCTGCGTGTGATGCTGCTCGATGTGTTTGCGGGCCAAACGGGTGTGTCGGGTGCGTCGCTGGTGTCGGGGGATGATGTCACGCATCCGCCGGGCGTCTCGGTGGACGTCGTTCACGAGGGTGTCACCTACGGCCGGCTGGTGGTGACATCGCGACTCGACGTGGCGACGCTACGCCGCTGGGCAGCCTGGATGGCCCGATGGTTGATGCTCGCAGACCGACAGAACCAGATGCAGGAGCTTGCATTCAGCGACCCCCTGACGGGGGTTCGCAACCGGCGTTACTTCGATCGTTTCCTCCAGCGAGCGCTGGAGCGGGCCCGTGAAGAGCGGAGCCAGGTCACGGTCCTTGTTTTCGATATCGACAATTTCAAGATGTACAACGACCGGTACGGTCACGCGGCGGGCGACACGATCCTGCGCGAGTCGGCGCGTCTGATGCAGTCGATGGTGCGCGAGCATGACGTGGTGGCCCGGATCGGAGGCGATGAATTCGCGGTGGTGTTCTGGGACGCATCCGGGCCACGACAGCCCAACAGCCGGCATCCGCACGACGTGCTGCAGGCGGCCCGTCGTTTCCAGAAGGCCTTGTGCAGCCACGAGTTTCCTGAGCTTCTGGAGGGGGCTGCGTCAACACTGACGATCTCGGGCGGGCTGGCGAGTTACCCGTGGGATGGCCGCACAGCCACGGAGTTGATGGAACGAGCGGATCAGATGGCGTTGAGTTCGAAACGTCAGGGCAAGAACGCCATCACCTTCGGCCCGGGTGCGGCCGACAAATCGTGCGGAGAACCGGACGACGCGTGA
- a CDS encoding NAD-dependent epimerase/dehydratase family protein, which produces MADQCMTVLGGGGFIGGQLVRHLRETHSGPIRSVDIKPVGEWFHRVTGVENLVLDLQQIDACRIACRDAHTVYNLAADMGGMGFIENNKTLCMLSVLINTHALVAARDAGVERYFYASSACVYNADKQRSHDVVPLRESDAYPAMPEDGYGWEKLFSERMCRHFHEDFGLETRVARFHNVYGPHGTWEGGREKAPAAICRKVALAELTGDRHIEIWGDGQQTRSFTYIDDCIEGIQRLMASDCREPINLGSSELTSISNLVSIIEEIAGIRLERAYKLDAPKGVNGRNSDNSFIQHQLGWAPVISLREGMARTYAWVREQVSKQMQSADTRRSAA; this is translated from the coding sequence ATGGCAGACCAGTGCATGACAGTCCTTGGCGGAGGCGGGTTCATCGGCGGCCAACTGGTGCGACACCTCCGAGAGACCCACTCGGGCCCGATCCGCAGTGTCGATATCAAGCCTGTCGGCGAATGGTTCCACCGCGTCACGGGTGTCGAGAATCTCGTGCTCGATCTCCAGCAGATCGATGCCTGCAGAATCGCCTGCCGCGACGCACATACGGTTTACAACCTGGCCGCGGACATGGGCGGCATGGGCTTCATCGAGAACAACAAAACGCTCTGCATGCTCTCCGTGCTGATCAACACGCACGCACTCGTGGCGGCACGGGATGCCGGGGTTGAACGGTATTTCTACGCATCCTCGGCCTGTGTCTACAACGCCGACAAGCAGCGATCCCACGACGTCGTTCCGCTGCGTGAGTCGGACGCCTACCCCGCCATGCCCGAGGACGGTTATGGGTGGGAGAAGCTGTTTTCCGAGCGCATGTGCCGTCACTTCCACGAGGACTTCGGCCTTGAGACGCGCGTCGCGCGTTTCCACAACGTCTACGGGCCGCACGGCACGTGGGAGGGGGGGCGCGAGAAGGCCCCGGCAGCGATCTGCCGGAAAGTCGCCTTAGCCGAACTCACCGGAGATCGTCATATCGAGATCTGGGGCGACGGCCAGCAGACTCGGAGTTTTACGTATATCGACGACTGCATCGAGGGGATACAGCGGCTGATGGCGTCTGACTGCCGTGAGCCGATCAACCTTGGTTCCAGCGAACTCACGTCGATCAGTAACCTCGTCTCGATCATCGAGGAGATCGCAGGCATCCGTCTCGAACGCGCCTACAAGCTTGATGCGCCCAAGGGCGTCAACGGCCGGAACTCCGACAACAGCTTCATACAGCATCAGCTCGGCTGGGCACCCGTGATCAGCCTCCGCGAGGGAATGGCCAGAACCTATGCGTGGGTGCGCGAGCAGGTTTCCAAACAGATGCAGTCAGCCGATACACGCCGTTCTGCCGCGTGA